Proteins from one Oncorhynchus gorbuscha isolate QuinsamMale2020 ecotype Even-year linkage group LG18, OgorEven_v1.0, whole genome shotgun sequence genomic window:
- the LOC124004125 gene encoding ribonuclease inhibitor-like: MARGGATKKNSNMFRFYISFVQSKIWEIGAIVLYVFDYCSNASELTTYSRNLGHRSYRLGVVLLSARLEDPHCKLEKLRMSRCSLTETCCYTLGSVLGSNSSPLRELDVSNNDLQDSGMKMLSAGLGNPHCKLEILSLPFCSFTEEGCASLASALRSNPSHLREVDLSFNHLGDSGVKLLSARLADPYCRLDKLNLNQNEELWFKPELLKKYATEVTLDPNTQNQFFSLIEENRKLTWVDEEQTYSDNPQRFEEMPQVLCRVPLTKRHYWEADLIGNCDIVAYKCISRWGKATDCKLGANDRSWCMFFEEKNRYLARHNNKENHILYPTTRPDPQRVGVYLDWPLCPSTVSPLTP, encoded by the exons ATGGCTAGAGGAGGGGCAACCAAGAAGAACAGTAATATGTTCAGGTTCTACATCAGTTTTGTGCAGTCTAAGATCTGGGAAATTGGAGC AATCGTCTTGTACGTCTTTGATTACTGCTCTAATGCCAGTGAGCTCACCACCTACAGCCGCAATCT GGGGCACAGAAGTTACCGGTTGGGCGTTGTGTTGCTTTCTGCTAGGCTGGAGGATCCACACTGTAAACTGGAGAAACTGAG GATGAGTCGGTGTTCTCTGACAGAAACATGTTGTTACACTTTGGGCTCAGTTCTCGGCTCAAACTCCTCtcccctgagagagctggacgtAAGTAACAATGATCTACAGGATTCTGGAATGAAGatgctctctgctggactgggaAATCCACACTGTAAACTGGAGATACTGAG TCTGCCATTCTGCAGCttcacagaggaaggctgtgcttctctggcTTCTGCTCTGAGGTCTAACCCTTCCCATTTGAGAGAGGTGGACCTGAGCTTCAATCACCTAGGAGACTCaggagtgaagctgctctctgctAGACTGGCAGATCCATACTGTAGACTGGATAAACTCAA TTTGAACCAAAATGAAGAGTTGTGGTTTAAACCGGAGCTGCTTAAGAAGT ATGCCACTGAAGTCACTCTGGACCCAAACACACAAAACCAATTTTTCTCACTGATTGAGGAAAACAGAAAGCTAACATGGGTGGATGAAGAACAGACATATTCTGATAACCCACAGAGATTTGAGGAAATGCCACAGGTGCTGTGTAGAGTGCCTCTGACCAAACGGCATTACTGGGAGGCAGATTTGATTGGGAATTGTGACATAGTGGCATATAAATGTATTAGCAGGTGGGGAAAGGCAACAGATTGTAAGCTGGGAGCCAATGACAGGTCTTGGTGTATGTTCTTTGAAGAAAAGAACCGTTACCTTGCCCGCCACAATAATAAAGAGAATCATATTCTTTACCCAACCACCAGACCTGATCCCCAAAGAGTAGGAGTGTATCTGGACTGGCCACTCTGTCCTTCTACAGTGTCTCCTCTGACACCATGA
- the LOC124002384 gene encoding nucleolar protein 56-like, producing MVLLHVLFEHAAGYALFVVKEVEEIGMLLPQVEDCVLNIGKFNGMVSLAAFFPFKSAQAALDNINAISEGVVHADLKLFLETNLPIGGKKKAMLGVGDAKIGGALQEELGLAIQTGGVVAEILRGVRLHFHSLVKGLTAQAASKAQLGLGHSYSRAKVKFNVNRSDNMIIQSIALLDQLDKDINTFSMRVREWYGYHFPELIKIVTDNSTYCKMAQLIGNRKELSEESLESMEEVVMDSAKAQSILEASRSSMGMDISPIDLINIERFSNRVVSLAAYRLELQEYLHSKMGQVAPNLAALIGDVVGARLISHAGSLTNLAKYPASTVQILGAEKALFRALKTRGNTPKYGLIFHSTFIGRAAAKNKGRISRYLANKCTIASRIDAFSDVPTCVFGDKLRDQVEERLSFYETGEAPRKNLDVMKEAVIQAGEVAAEIKIKLAKKEKKRMKREKKLAALSTGDGEEEAGDGEAGATENGETKKKKKKKPVSEAVQMEEEASTAENGDAPAKKKKKRKSESMEVEPVAEEAPETPQTEKKKKRKKKD from the exons ATG GTGCTGTTGCATGTGCTGTTCGAACACGCAGCAGGGTATGCGCTCTTCGTTGttaaggaggtggaggagattgGCATGCTTTTGCCTCAG GTTGAAGACTGTGTTCTCAACATTGGGAAATTCAATGGCATGGTGAGCCTAGCTGCTTTTTTCCCGTTCAAGTCGGCCCAGGCTGCTCTAGATAATATTAATGCCATATCAGAAG GTGTGGTCCATGCTGACCTGAAGCTGTTCCTGGAGACTAACCTTCCAATAGGGGGCAAGAAGAAGGCAATGCTGGGGGTAGGTGATGCCAAGATAGGAGGAGCTCTGCAAGAAGAGCTGGGCTTGGCCATCCAGACTGGAGGAGTGGTGGCAGAGATATTGAGAG GTGTGCGTCTCCACTTCCACTCCCTGGTGAAGGGGCTGACTGCCCAGGCTGCCTCCAAGGCCCAGCTAGGGCTGGGCCACAGCTACTCCAGGGCCAAGGTCAAGTTCAACGTCAACAGGTCCGACAACATGATCATCCAGTCCATTGCCCTTCTTGACCAGCTGGACAAGGACATCAACACCTTCTCCATGCGTGTGCG TGAATGGTATGGCTACCATTTCCCGGAGCTGATCAAGATAGTGACGGATAACTCTACATACTGCAAGATGGCCCAGCTGATTGGCAACCGGAAGGAGCTGAGCGAGGAAAGTCTGGAGAGCATGGAAGAGGTGGTGATGGATAGTGCCAAGGCCCAGTCCATCCTAGAGGCCTCCCGCAGCTCAATGG GCATGGACATCTCTCCCATTGACCTGATCAACATTGAGCGGTTCTCTAACCGCGTGGTCTCACTAGCTGCCTACAGGCTGGAGCTCCAGGAGTACCTTCACTCAAAGATGGGCCAGGTGGCCCCCAACTTGGCTGCACTCATAGGAGATGTG gTGGGAGCACGCCTGATCTCCCACGCCGGCAGCTTAACCAACCTGGCCAAGTACCCAGCTTCAACTGTGCAGATCCTGGGTGCTGAGAAGGCCCTGTTCAG GGCTCTGAAGACACGTGGCAACACCCCCAAGTATGGCCTCATCTTCCACTCAACCTTCATTGGTCGTGCTGCAGCCAAGAACAAAGGGCGTATCTCTCGTTACCTGGCCAATAAGTGCACAATCGCCTCAAGAATTGATGCCTTTTCTG ATGTGCCCACCTGTGTGTTTGGTGACAAATTGCGTGACCAGGTGGAGGAGCGCCTTTCGTTCTACGAGACGGGAGAGGCGCCTCGCAAGAACCTGGACGTTATGAAAGAAGCTGTTATACAG GCCGGAGAGGTGGCAGCTGAGATAAAGATCAAATTGGCAAAAAAGGAGAAGAAACGCATGAAGCGTGAGAAGAAGCTGGCAGCCCTCTCCACTGGTGACGGCGAAGAGGAAGCGGGTGATGGCGAGGCAGGG GCGACCGAGAACGGCgagacgaagaagaagaagaaaaagaagccgGTATCCGAGGCCGTTCAAATGGAGGAAGAGGCTTCAACAGCAGAGAACGGAGATGCTCCGGccaagaagaaaaagaaacgaaAGAGTGAGTCAATGGAGGTGGAGCCAGT